Proteins encoded within one genomic window of Cytophagales bacterium:
- a CDS encoding M28 family metallopeptidase, which produces MKRTFFGLVCLAFLYGCSSPESSTTSGKFEIDTVAVANHLKTLSSDAFEGRKPFSPGEEKTINYLKEQFEKIGLEPGNGDSYFQDVPMVQINGTPDANMSVTGGKTPVTLSLNDEYVAYTDRPVESVSLDNSEVVFAGYGVVAPEYGWNDYEGLDVKGKTVIVLVNDPGFGSGDSTLFKGEQMTYYGRWTYKYEEAARQGAAGCFIVHETVPAGYPWLVVSNSWSGGRLTLDGDPGNLCAVQGWITRDAAIKLFEASGKDLRNFREMSRNKNFQPISLGMNTSIGLTNTIERNTSKNVIAQIQGTEKPDEAIVYSAHWDHLGIGTPIDGDSIYNGALDNASGTAVLLGLAQAFANKEVMPKRTVVFLAVTAEEQGLYGSQYYAENPTFDPQKIVANINMDGASYNGKMKDLTVIGYGQSDMDDLAATVAKTQDRYIIPDPDAGKGYFYRSDHFNFAKIGVPALYASADYEAVDGGVEAIQAQKDAYLTGRYHRPQDEYDAVDWQYGGLYQDAMLYLTIGDQLANSNSFPKWKEGSEFKSIREGN; this is translated from the coding sequence ATGAAACGTACCTTTTTTGGCCTGGTCTGCCTGGCATTTCTATATGGCTGTTCGTCTCCGGAATCGTCAACTACCTCAGGGAAATTTGAAATCGACACAGTTGCCGTGGCCAATCACCTCAAAACACTTTCATCGGATGCCTTTGAGGGACGTAAACCATTCTCACCAGGAGAAGAAAAAACCATCAACTACCTCAAAGAGCAATTCGAAAAAATTGGCCTTGAGCCAGGAAATGGAGATAGTTACTTTCAGGATGTCCCTATGGTACAGATCAATGGTACTCCCGATGCTAACATGAGCGTTACAGGAGGAAAAACACCTGTTACTTTATCACTCAATGACGAATATGTGGCCTATACGGATCGGCCGGTGGAGTCCGTGAGTTTAGACAATTCAGAGGTGGTCTTTGCGGGCTATGGCGTTGTGGCCCCTGAGTATGGCTGGAATGATTATGAAGGACTGGATGTAAAAGGGAAAACCGTCATTGTTCTGGTCAATGATCCTGGATTCGGTAGCGGTGACAGTACCCTTTTCAAAGGAGAGCAAATGACCTATTACGGCCGATGGACCTATAAGTATGAAGAAGCGGCCCGACAAGGAGCTGCCGGATGTTTCATTGTCCACGAAACTGTGCCAGCAGGCTACCCTTGGCTGGTCGTCAGCAACTCCTGGTCCGGAGGTAGGTTAACCCTGGATGGCGATCCTGGAAATCTGTGTGCCGTGCAAGGTTGGATCACCAGAGATGCAGCGATCAAGCTCTTCGAAGCTTCGGGCAAAGATCTCAGGAACTTCCGTGAAATGTCCCGAAACAAAAACTTTCAACCCATCAGCCTGGGCATGAATACCAGCATCGGTTTGACCAATACCATCGAAAGAAATACTTCAAAAAACGTGATCGCTCAAATTCAGGGAACCGAGAAACCTGACGAAGCAATCGTATATAGTGCACATTGGGATCACTTGGGTATCGGCACTCCTATAGACGGTGACAGCATTTACAATGGTGCGTTGGATAATGCCAGCGGTACGGCGGTACTTCTCGGTTTAGCTCAGGCTTTTGCGAATAAAGAAGTCATGCCAAAAAGAACCGTGGTGTTCCTGGCGGTTACTGCGGAAGAACAAGGATTGTATGGCTCGCAGTACTATGCAGAAAATCCGACTTTCGATCCTCAAAAAATTGTCGCGAACATCAACATGGATGGTGCATCGTATAACGGTAAAATGAAGGACCTGACGGTGATTGGTTATGGCCAGTCCGACATGGATGATTTGGCCGCCACGGTCGCTAAAACCCAGGACCGCTACATCATTCCCGATCCTGATGCCGGAAAAGGTTATTTCTATCGATCAGATCACTTCAATTTCGCTAAAATTGGTGTCCCTGCCTTATATGCAAGCGCCGATTACGAAGCAGTTGATGGTGGCGTTGAGGCCATCCAGGCGCAGAAGGATGCGTACCTGACTGGAAGATATCACCGCCCTCAGGATGAATACGATGCAGTTGACTGGCAATACGGCGGACTATATCAGGATGCCATGCTTTATCTGACCATCGGAGATCAACTGGCCAATTCCAACAGCTTTCCGAAGTGGAAGGAAGGTTCCGAATTTAAAAGTATCAGAGAAGGGAATTAA
- a CDS encoding 1,4-dihydroxy-2-naphthoyl-CoA synthase, producing the protein MSAIAWKTVKEYEDITYKKANGVARIAFNRPNVRNAFRPKTVAELFEAFVDAREDTTIGVVLLSAEGPSTKDGVYSFCSGGDQNARGHQGYVDDEGMPRLNILEVQRLIRFMSKAVIAVVPGWAVGGGHSLHVVCDLTLASKEHAIFKQTDADVTSFDGGYGSAYLAKMVGQKKAREIFFLGRNYSAQEAYEMGMVNAVIPHDELEDTAYQWAQEILAKSPTSIKMLKFAFNLTDDGMVGQQVFAGEATRLAYMTDEAKEGRNAFLEKRKPDFKDIKYIP; encoded by the coding sequence ATGAGTGCGATTGCATGGAAAACCGTAAAGGAATACGAAGATATTACATACAAAAAAGCGAATGGCGTTGCGCGAATCGCATTTAATCGACCTAACGTTAGAAACGCTTTCCGTCCGAAAACCGTAGCTGAACTTTTTGAGGCATTCGTCGATGCCAGAGAAGATACGACTATTGGTGTGGTGTTGCTGTCAGCAGAAGGCCCTTCGACCAAAGATGGGGTTTATTCCTTTTGCAGTGGTGGTGATCAAAATGCCCGTGGCCATCAGGGGTATGTGGATGATGAGGGAATGCCCCGACTCAATATTCTGGAAGTTCAGCGACTCATCCGCTTCATGTCCAAGGCAGTCATTGCCGTGGTTCCAGGTTGGGCTGTTGGAGGCGGACATAGTTTACACGTCGTTTGTGACCTGACACTTGCGAGTAAAGAACACGCCATCTTTAAACAAACGGATGCGGACGTTACCAGCTTTGATGGAGGATATGGATCTGCCTACCTGGCCAAGATGGTTGGCCAAAAGAAAGCGCGTGAGATTTTCTTTTTAGGTAGAAATTATTCCGCTCAGGAGGCTTATGAAATGGGTATGGTCAATGCGGTGATCCCTCATGATGAGTTGGAGGATACTGCTTATCAATGGGCCCAAGAGATCCTGGCCAAATCACCAACTTCCATCAAGATGCTCAAATTTGCCTTCAATCTCACGGACGATGGTATGGTAGGGCAACAGGTCTTCGCGGGAGAAGCTACACGTCTGGCTTACATGACTGATGAAGCAAAAGAAGGGCGAAATGCCTTCCTGGAGAAGCGTAAGCCTGACTTCAAAGACATCAAATACATTCCATAA
- a CDS encoding FISUMP domain-containing protein has product MKKYINLTVFVLGLLVAFSGVAQQKKPKFSHSLDTFTDSRDGKVYKTITFRRKHHSGYIERTWYAENSKYEVEGSLCYDDLKEYCDAFGRLYNYEQANLACPPGWHVPTIVEWKHLFQFFEGVHHAAKHLHQGGDSDMNMLFGGFASHGKEFQQAGSSGNWWDNELKDSNTAGIITLQKGSEQIFHSKVGDLYFLSTRCVKFHN; this is encoded by the coding sequence ATGAAGAAATACATCAATCTGACCGTGTTTGTGCTCGGTCTGCTGGTCGCGTTCAGTGGTGTCGCACAACAGAAAAAACCCAAGTTTTCACATAGCCTGGATACATTCACGGATTCAAGGGACGGCAAGGTTTATAAGACCATTACCTTCAGGAGAAAGCACCATAGTGGCTATATAGAGCGTACATGGTATGCGGAGAATTCGAAGTACGAAGTGGAGGGCTCATTGTGCTATGATGACTTGAAAGAGTACTGCGACGCGTTTGGTCGCCTCTACAATTATGAACAGGCCAACTTAGCTTGCCCTCCGGGATGGCACGTGCCTACCATCGTCGAGTGGAAACACTTGTTTCAGTTCTTTGAAGGGGTACATCATGCAGCTAAGCACCTGCATCAGGGAGGTGATAGTGATATGAACATGTTGTTTGGAGGCTTTGCTTCACATGGTAAAGAATTCCAACAGGCAGGATCCAGTGGCAACTGGTGGGACAATGAGCTGAAAGACAGTAATACAGCGGGAATCATTACCCTGCAAAAAGGATCCGAACAGATTTTTCATTCGAAAGTAGGTGACCTCTACTTTTTGAGTACGCGTTGCGTGAAGTTCCATAACTGA
- a CDS encoding Gfo/Idh/MocA family oxidoreductase, with amino-acid sequence MSQQQQNLNRRKFLKGSAALASLTFLPSTTWASIKQNKLRTAHIGVGGMGMEDLKSMTSHPAVDVIALCDVDSDRLKVASKMHPKAKTFADYRTMMDSMAGDIDAVVVSTPDHTHAPASIRAMEMGKAVYCQKPLTHHVTESRAMAKLASDNKLITQMGIQVHSFYDYKLATHLIQKGIIGQVSKVHAWSPKNWGYDGPLPTGKDKVPKNLDWNLWLGTAQERDYKQGMYHPGNWRKLMDYGCGTLGDMGVHIFDTPYNALQLDVPRTIKNTCRIPNGFGYPEKNQVTYEFPGTPYTTDTLTWIWYDGEGAPALHEDLRLPNNETLPDQGAMFIGEKGRLLLPHFQQLPRLIVEGNYEDLEIDKYDTKGEFAEPVRDYTIEGNKHYQQFTDACLDQGSCTAPFSYAARLTETILLGVIAGRFPGETLNWDREKALFAQSEANPFLDGNYRKF; translated from the coding sequence ATGAGCCAGCAACAACAAAACCTGAATAGAAGAAAATTCCTGAAAGGGTCGGCCGCACTGGCTTCCCTTACCTTTTTGCCCTCTACGACATGGGCTTCTATCAAACAGAATAAGCTCCGAACGGCACACATAGGCGTAGGAGGTATGGGTATGGAGGATTTGAAGTCCATGACTTCTCATCCTGCAGTAGATGTGATAGCGCTGTGTGATGTGGATTCTGATCGATTGAAGGTTGCTAGTAAGATGCACCCCAAAGCGAAGACTTTTGCTGATTATCGTACGATGATGGACAGCATGGCAGGTGACATAGATGCGGTAGTGGTTTCAACTCCTGACCACACCCATGCACCTGCTTCTATACGGGCCATGGAAATGGGCAAGGCAGTTTATTGTCAAAAACCTCTGACCCACCATGTGACCGAATCCCGGGCAATGGCCAAACTAGCCAGTGATAATAAGCTGATCACCCAAATGGGAATACAGGTACATTCTTTTTATGATTACAAGCTGGCGACTCATTTGATTCAAAAAGGGATCATTGGCCAAGTGAGCAAAGTACATGCCTGGTCACCAAAAAACTGGGGCTATGATGGACCATTACCAACTGGGAAGGATAAAGTGCCGAAGAACCTGGATTGGAACTTGTGGTTAGGCACTGCGCAGGAAAGAGACTATAAACAAGGCATGTATCATCCAGGCAATTGGCGCAAGCTGATGGATTATGGGTGCGGAACATTGGGTGATATGGGTGTGCACATTTTTGATACGCCTTACAATGCGTTGCAATTGGACGTACCCAGGACCATCAAAAACACCTGTCGGATTCCCAACGGATTTGGTTATCCTGAAAAAAATCAGGTGACCTATGAATTTCCGGGGACTCCCTACACGACCGATACCCTGACCTGGATTTGGTATGACGGAGAAGGCGCCCCCGCCTTGCATGAAGATTTACGTCTCCCTAATAACGAAACTTTACCTGACCAGGGCGCCATGTTCATTGGAGAAAAAGGCCGATTGTTATTGCCACATTTCCAACAATTGCCTCGATTGATCGTGGAAGGCAATTATGAAGACCTGGAGATCGATAAATACGATACGAAAGGCGAATTTGCTGAGCCCGTGAGAGACTATACCATAGAAGGAAACAAGCACTACCAGCAATTTACGGATGCATGCCTGGATCAAGGTAGCTGTACTGCGCCGTTTTCATATGCTGCTCGACTGACAGAAACCATTTTGCTGGGTGTCATTGCCGGACGTTTTCCTGGAGAGACATTGAATTGGGATCGAGAAAAAGCACTATTTGCTCAGTCAGAAGCTAATCCGTTCCTCGATGGAAATTACCGGAAGTTTTAG
- a CDS encoding DUF3667 domain-containing protein: MNGQGEKHCLNCGADLRGDFCHACGQSAKVQRLTFIETVRDFFSSSFALEGPLLKTIKMLLVNPGTLFREYVAGKRKKYYKPVAFFVLLTALYIIVRAAINYDPFENNPLPTDVPESRKKLIEAAQFMVKNINNILFTLVLSIAIFQKLFFFKRFNFTEYLTMSFYIVGIYILFGTVVALFSTYIYPLNANINLVFMFVLVLYNSISLHRSKSFWSLLRYPIVSGLSMLGYMAMGYGLSFLIVSLRG, from the coding sequence ATGAATGGTCAAGGCGAAAAACACTGTCTGAACTGTGGAGCAGACTTGAGGGGTGATTTTTGTCATGCATGTGGACAATCTGCGAAAGTCCAACGATTGACTTTTATAGAAACCGTGCGCGATTTTTTTTCTTCTTCCTTTGCCCTGGAAGGACCTTTGCTCAAGACCATAAAAATGTTGCTGGTCAATCCAGGGACACTCTTTCGGGAATATGTGGCCGGAAAACGGAAAAAATACTACAAGCCCGTGGCCTTTTTTGTGTTGCTAACCGCACTATACATCATTGTACGAGCAGCCATCAACTACGATCCCTTTGAAAACAATCCACTACCTACGGATGTGCCGGAATCGAGGAAAAAGTTGATTGAGGCAGCGCAATTCATGGTCAAAAACATCAATAATATTCTGTTTACACTGGTGTTGTCCATTGCTATCTTTCAGAAATTGTTCTTCTTCAAGCGGTTCAATTTCACAGAGTACCTGACCATGAGTTTTTACATCGTCGGGATATACATTTTGTTTGGTACTGTCGTAGCACTTTTTAGCACGTACATCTATCCCCTAAATGCTAATATCAATCTGGTATTCATGTTTGTTCTGGTACTTTACAATTCCATTTCGTTGCATCGCAGTAAATCATTTTGGAGCCTTTTAAGGTATCCCATCGTGAGTGGTTTAAGCATGCTGGGCTATATGGCGATGGGTTATGGCTTATCTTTTTTGATCGTCAGTCTGCGCGGCTAA
- a CDS encoding Hpt domain-containing protein translates to MSDQNFIYSETLDSAYLTQFYGNDVSRAAMMFQVFLQVIDGEVSTLQKHKESEDWNAFSAQAHKIKPNFMMVGLAELSELMKLFEGAKNEEDLRKMISLQFNEVKNQVENGKKLIEKELHRLKEFNV, encoded by the coding sequence ATGAGTGATCAAAATTTCATCTATAGCGAAACGCTAGACTCAGCTTACCTGACGCAATTCTACGGAAATGATGTGTCACGTGCAGCGATGATGTTTCAGGTATTTCTTCAGGTAATTGATGGCGAAGTATCCACACTCCAAAAGCACAAAGAATCTGAAGATTGGAATGCTTTTTCGGCACAAGCTCATAAGATCAAGCCTAACTTCATGATGGTAGGGCTGGCAGAACTCAGCGAATTGATGAAGTTGTTTGAAGGAGCAAAAAACGAGGAAGACTTAAGGAAAATGATTAGTTTGCAATTCAATGAGGTGAAAAACCAGGTAGAAAATGGTAAGAAGCTTATTGAAAAGGAACTTCACCGCTTAAAGGAGTTCAACGTATGA
- a CDS encoding metallophosphoesterase family protein: MKIGLISDTHSFLDPKVFEYFEPCDEIWHAGDIGTIELYDELNEFRPTHAVWGNIDGHKIREAVPEDLLLGRSGKTFLMTHIAGKPPSYNKRVRQLLDQHRPDVLICGHSHILKVEMDKKRNVLFMNPGAAGRHGFHKIKTLLRFDVEQGTLKNLEVIELGPRAKG, from the coding sequence ATGAAGATTGGACTCATTTCGGACACCCACAGCTTTCTGGACCCCAAGGTTTTTGAGTACTTTGAGCCTTGTGATGAGATCTGGCACGCAGGTGACATTGGCACGATTGAGTTGTACGATGAGCTGAATGAATTCCGCCCTACACATGCGGTATGGGGTAATATCGATGGTCATAAGATCCGAGAGGCGGTACCGGAAGATTTGTTATTAGGTCGTTCCGGAAAGACTTTTTTGATGACACATATTGCGGGTAAGCCACCTTCCTACAATAAACGTGTCCGTCAATTATTGGATCAACATCGACCTGATGTACTGATCTGCGGACATTCTCACATCCTGAAAGTAGAAATGGATAAGAAACGGAATGTTTTATTCATGAATCCTGGTGCGGCTGGGAGGCATGGGTTTCATAAAATAAAAACCCTGCTCCGGTTCGATGTGGAGCAGGGCACTTTGAAAAACCTTGAAGTGATCGAGTTAGGCCCACGGGCCAAAGGTTAA
- a CDS encoding hemerythrin family protein: MVTWEKKYETGQSQIDEQHQSLFNYINDLDACIKDGEYEGTRMAIILNFFQMFCATHFKLEETCMLRTKCPVYQKNKMAHENFLTYYKKFRKELTVATDKKSLLIKFHEALITWLVNHIVKIDMYMKEVQAETTLVEN; encoded by the coding sequence ATGGTAACCTGGGAGAAAAAGTATGAGACCGGTCAATCTCAAATCGATGAACAACATCAATCACTTTTCAATTACATCAATGACCTGGACGCGTGTATCAAGGATGGAGAATATGAAGGAACCCGAATGGCGATCATTTTGAACTTCTTTCAAATGTTTTGTGCCACACATTTCAAGCTGGAAGAAACCTGTATGCTACGAACGAAGTGTCCGGTGTATCAGAAGAACAAGATGGCACATGAGAATTTCCTTACTTATTACAAGAAGTTCCGAAAAGAGTTGACAGTGGCTACTGATAAGAAGTCCCTGCTGATCAAATTTCATGAAGCGCTGATCACCTGGTTGGTCAATCACATTGTGAAGATCGACATGTACATGAAGGAAGTTCAGGCGGAGACAACTCTGGTGGAAAATTGA
- a CDS encoding aldolase/citrate lyase family protein yields MENQLKQKTNSEDISYGLWNAIPDTYVAEICAGAGYDWIVIDAEHGPFDERTILPQLQAMGAYPNTQVLVRPPSANPVFLKKMLDYGVQSFVIPMIETKEQAEAMVHAVLYPPEGIRGVAPAMARASRWGAVENYAHDANDEICLILQIESRKGIENLEEICKVQGVDGLFIGPADLAASYGYIGDTDHPEIEQIIQDSLKTIRQSGKTAGILALKEEEVQSYMEQGANFIGIGVDLLMLVSQVRGTIEKYKQG; encoded by the coding sequence ATGGAGAACCAGCTGAAACAAAAGACCAATTCCGAGGACATTAGCTATGGACTCTGGAATGCGATCCCTGATACCTATGTCGCTGAAATTTGTGCGGGTGCAGGTTATGACTGGATTGTAATCGATGCAGAACATGGGCCCTTTGACGAGCGCACGATCTTACCGCAACTGCAAGCCATGGGGGCTTACCCGAATACACAAGTGCTTGTTCGCCCGCCATCGGCGAATCCCGTATTTCTAAAGAAAATGCTGGACTATGGGGTGCAGTCCTTTGTCATTCCGATGATCGAAACCAAAGAACAAGCAGAGGCAATGGTACATGCCGTACTTTATCCTCCAGAGGGAATTAGAGGAGTGGCACCGGCGATGGCCAGGGCATCTCGCTGGGGTGCAGTTGAAAACTATGCGCATGATGCCAATGATGAGATCTGTTTGATCTTGCAAATAGAGTCCCGAAAAGGGATTGAAAATCTGGAAGAAATCTGTAAGGTACAAGGTGTGGATGGTTTGTTCATCGGCCCTGCAGATCTGGCAGCTTCATACGGCTACATTGGTGATACGGATCACCCTGAAATTGAACAGATCATACAGGATTCCTTGAAGACCATCCGACAGAGTGGTAAAACGGCTGGCATACTGGCATTAAAAGAAGAGGAAGTTCAGTCATACATGGAACAGGGAGCGAACTTCATTGGAATAGGAGTAGACCTGTTAATGCTGGTTTCCCAGGTCCGCGGAACGATTGAGAAGTATAAACAAGGGTAA
- a CDS encoding lactonase family protein: MKKLYSLFLFIALVACSTQKETETNGEEQMTMLPILVGTYTAGISEGVYQVNFNPEDGSFGEAYLMAKTENPSYLAVSKIKKNVYVVNENENGTLSTFEWNSQGSLNLVATRSVEGKHPCHVSVNGDNSMISVANYSSGNVAVFQSVAELVEGGSFHQHEGKGTHWRQDAPHAHFSTFSKDGKYLYAVDLGIDEVKVYDIVNGNISGARTAFKTDAEDGPRHLDFHPGQDLVYVLNELSNTVTACEILDDGTFKPLNKVSALPEGYEGDTKAADIHVSAEGKYLYYSNRGFHSISVFSLDGNGGMDLIGHATEGITNPRSFTLSPDGKFLIVANQDTDNIISFKVGADGLLTSTGHEVKVGTPVCVKFY, from the coding sequence ATGAAAAAGCTTTATTCCTTATTTCTATTCATCGCCTTAGTGGCTTGTAGCACCCAAAAAGAAACGGAAACGAACGGAGAAGAACAAATGACAATGCTTCCTATTTTAGTCGGAACTTACACCGCGGGAATTAGTGAAGGAGTTTATCAAGTTAACTTCAACCCAGAAGATGGTTCGTTTGGTGAGGCCTATTTGATGGCCAAAACTGAAAATCCGTCCTACCTGGCGGTTTCAAAGATCAAAAAGAACGTCTATGTGGTAAACGAGAATGAGAATGGCACCTTGAGTACATTCGAATGGAACAGCCAAGGTTCTCTTAATTTGGTGGCTACCAGAAGCGTGGAGGGAAAACATCCCTGTCACGTGTCAGTTAATGGAGATAATTCGATGATTTCAGTGGCGAATTACAGTTCAGGTAATGTTGCCGTATTCCAATCGGTTGCCGAATTGGTGGAAGGAGGCAGTTTTCATCAGCATGAAGGGAAAGGAACTCACTGGCGTCAAGATGCTCCTCATGCACATTTCAGTACATTTTCGAAGGACGGAAAATACCTGTATGCGGTCGATCTGGGAATTGACGAAGTGAAAGTCTACGATATCGTCAATGGTAATATAAGTGGTGCAAGAACAGCCTTTAAAACAGATGCGGAAGATGGACCCAGGCACCTGGATTTTCACCCTGGCCAGGACTTAGTATATGTATTGAACGAATTGAGTAATACGGTGACGGCTTGTGAAATACTGGATGATGGGACATTCAAGCCTTTGAATAAAGTAAGTGCACTGCCGGAAGGATATGAAGGAGATACCAAAGCGGCGGACATTCATGTCAGTGCAGAGGGTAAATATTTGTATTACTCCAATCGGGGCTTTCATAGCATCTCGGTGTTCAGCTTAGATGGGAATGGAGGCATGGATTTGATTGGGCATGCTACGGAAGGAATCACTAATCCCCGGAGCTTTACTTTGTCACCCGATGGTAAATTCCTGATCGTTGCCAATCAGGATACGGACAACATCATTTCTTTCAAAGTAGGTGCCGATGGGTTGCTTACCTCAACTGGCCATGAGGTAAAGGTAGGTACGCCTGTTTGCGTCAAGTTTTATTGA
- a CDS encoding helix-turn-helix transcriptional regulator, translated as MQFELSLVQLITICSIVNGLLFGTLVLEKKENRKANRFLSLLIIALCLTFTPYMLDPAIWDQYRWLAWLPFSLSYWIGPSLYLYVRALTSSIAVSKKDGWHFTPIILNYLHSIYHLFIDRGYAWFHHTAELLESAAIISILIYAWITYKQIGNYQQSLQDQVSNTDRLDLQWIKKVIQVLVLSFLLILLFMVLSSAILGKTTLDDWDNFREFILLIYAMMLYWISINGFRQAQTIIVPTFEEEVILTSETSEIIVALHALMKDRKLFRNAELSLSDLSRDSGISGRLISKALNQELGKNYFQFINEFRVEEVKAKLLDTQQDHLTILSIGLDAGFNSKASFNRVFKSYTGLTPKEFKVNNSGH; from the coding sequence ATGCAATTTGAGCTTTCACTGGTCCAATTGATTACGATTTGTTCGATTGTCAATGGTCTTTTGTTTGGAACGCTCGTTTTGGAAAAGAAGGAAAACCGGAAGGCCAATCGTTTCCTGTCGTTATTGATCATCGCACTGTGTCTGACGTTCACGCCGTATATGCTTGATCCTGCCATTTGGGATCAATACCGATGGCTGGCCTGGTTGCCTTTTTCATTATCTTATTGGATCGGGCCTTCTCTTTATTTGTATGTACGTGCCCTGACCAGCTCAATTGCGGTCTCAAAAAAAGATGGCTGGCATTTTACACCAATCATTCTCAATTATCTACACAGTATTTACCACCTGTTCATTGACAGAGGGTACGCCTGGTTTCACCATACGGCTGAATTGCTTGAGTCCGCAGCGATCATTTCCATTTTGATCTATGCCTGGATCACTTATAAGCAGATCGGGAACTATCAACAATCGTTGCAGGATCAGGTATCAAACACCGATAGGCTGGATTTGCAGTGGATCAAGAAGGTCATTCAGGTATTGGTACTTTCTTTTTTGCTGATTCTGTTATTCATGGTGTTGAGCAGTGCCATACTGGGAAAAACAACCCTCGATGATTGGGACAATTTCCGCGAATTCATCTTGTTGATCTATGCCATGATGCTCTATTGGATCAGTATCAATGGTTTTCGACAGGCCCAGACGATTATTGTTCCAACATTCGAAGAGGAAGTGATACTTACCTCTGAAACCTCCGAGATTATAGTGGCACTGCATGCGTTGATGAAAGATCGGAAGCTCTTTCGTAATGCTGAACTGAGTTTGTCTGATCTAAGTAGAGATTCTGGTATTTCCGGAAGGTTGATTTCAAAGGCCTTGAACCAGGAACTTGGAAAGAATTACTTTCAGTTCATCAATGAATTTCGCGTTGAGGAAGTAAAGGCCAAGCTGCTGGACACTCAGCAAGATCACCTGACCATTTTGAGTATAGGTCTAGACGCAGGGTTCAATTCCAAAGCCAGTTTCAATCGGGTTTTCAAAAGCTACACCGGACTGACACCCAAAGAATTTAAAGTTAACAATTCAGGTCATTAG
- a CDS encoding LytTR family DNA-binding domain-containing protein gives MNCLIVDDDKMARVSLNALCDKIEDVHILKSFDNGLEAMKFLKTNKVDLVFLDIDMPDFTGMDLVKSLDDLPQIIFITGHTQYALEAFEYHVTDFVPKPVDLPRLMKAVERAKELQTNIDTSKDLQNDIYVRVNGRYIRLDFVDILYVESLGDYVTFVTNHGKYIVHSTLKNIDEKIKSEDFLKVHRSYIVNLTKIVDIEETNLVIKDKVIPVSRAHRPVLMQKIKTI, from the coding sequence ATGAATTGCTTGATTGTAGATGATGATAAAATGGCCAGGGTTTCGTTGAATGCCCTGTGCGACAAGATTGAAGATGTACATATCCTCAAAAGCTTCGACAATGGCTTAGAAGCCATGAAGTTTTTGAAGACGAACAAGGTCGATCTCGTCTTTCTGGACATTGACATGCCTGATTTCACAGGAATGGACCTGGTAAAATCACTGGATGACCTTCCTCAAATTATATTCATCACAGGCCATACACAATATGCGCTGGAGGCCTTTGAATATCATGTAACCGATTTTGTACCGAAACCTGTTGACCTGCCACGACTCATGAAAGCAGTGGAACGGGCCAAGGAATTGCAAACTAATATTGATACCAGCAAGGACCTGCAAAATGACATTTATGTCCGGGTCAATGGCCGATACATTCGCCTGGATTTTGTTGATATTTTGTACGTGGAATCACTTGGGGATTATGTGACTTTCGTGACCAATCACGGTAAATACATTGTGCATTCCACGTTGAAAAACATTGATGAGAAGATCAAGAGTGAGGACTTCCTGAAAGTGCACCGCTCCTACATTGTCAACCTGACGAAGATTGTGGATATTGAAGAAACAAATCTGGTCATCAAAGACAAGGTAATACCGGTAAGCCGGGCTCATCGTCCGGTACTGATGCAGAAGATCAAGACGATTTAA